The genomic stretch GATCCCACGATGTTTTCGTAAGAGGCCGGATCGGTCGCGCCCTCGGTGTTGATGAGCAGAACCCTGCTGTCTTTGTTCAAACCGAGCACCTGCCTGGCATGGGGATCGGCGGCGACGGCAAGGAGCCCCGCAAGGCCGGCGGCTCCGCTCTCTCCGGCGACCACCGGACGCTCACGGAAGGCGAGTTTGCGCATCGCGCTCTTGGCCTCGTCTTCGGTTACCGTGACGAACGCGCTGGAGGTCGCATCCAAAATACGCCAGGCAACCATTGAAGGGGTGTAGCACTCGAGCATGGCCATGATGGTCGGCTCGGTCGGCTCGAAGGATGTCAGGCGGCCCGCTTCGGCGGACGCATACAGGCATGCGGCACGGTCGGGTTCGACGACGATTGTCTTGATGGCCTCGTGTCCGAGGGCTTCGCTCAGGTGCACCGAGACACTGCTTGCGAAGCCGCCGACGCCTGCCTGAAGGAACACGTGCGTTGGCGGGTCGAGCTTGAGGTCGGCAATCTGCGACAGGGCCTCGTTTGCAAGCACGGTGTAGCCCTGCGCCACGAGCGACGGAATTTCCTCGTATCCTTCCCATGATGTGTCCGACACGAGCACCCATCCGCGCTCTTCTGCGACCCGCTCGGCCTCATCGACTGACATGTCGTAGTTGCCTTTGACCCGCACCACTTCGTCGGCACCGATCGCATCGGCTCGTGCAGTGGTCACGCCTTCATGGACGAAGATCACGGACCTGCATCCGAGGATGCGGGCACCTGCAGCCACTGATTTGCCGTGGTTCCCGTCTGTCGCGCAGCAGAAGGTGATGCCCGACGCGAATTCGCGGGCTGTCGGCGAAACGAGCTGGGCCACGGAAACCTCGTCGTGGAGATGATCCTCCAGCATTCGCTTGAACAGGGTCATGACGGCGTATGCGCCGCCAAGCGCCTTGAAGCTCCCCAGACCAAGGCGCTGGCCCTCGTCCTTGATGACGACACTTCCGACTCCTGCTTCTGCCGCAACCTCGTCAAGCGAGATCAGCGGAGTGGCAGTCTCGTCGCGCCACAGTCGGAGATAAGGTCGCACAAGACTGGGAGCATCGGTGCCGAGAAGCACCTTGTCGTCGGTGCGCAGACGCTCGAACTTTGGAGAGTGAATCTGGATCATGTCGGCCTCGGTTCAATGGATGACCGAGAGAATATTGCGATCCAGACTTTATTTGCGCTCTATTTTAGCATATTCTGTGCACGAAACTTTCATTCAAGGAGACTTTTGTGGCTCGAACTTCCGTTTCCGACCTTGATGAGTTCGATCTCAAAATCTTGCGGCTGGTCCAGCAGGACAACCAGACACCTCAGCGGGTCATTGCTGACAAGATCGGCCTGTCTCCGCCCGCGGTGGCGCGGCGGCTGCAGCATCTGCGTGAAGCGAAGTACATACGAAGCGATATATCGGTGTTGGATGAGACGGTCATCGGTCGTCCGCTCACGATTGTTGTCCATGTCACCACCGACAACGAAAGGCTGGACCTTCTGGACGGCATGAAGGAGCGTTTCAGCAAATGCCCGCAGGTCCAGCAGTGCTATTATGTGACGGGGGAAATGGACTTTATCCTCATCCTCAATGTCCGCGACATGGCGGAATACAACGAGCTTACGAGGACCCTTTTCTTCGAAGGTGGAAATGTCAGAAGTTTCCGCACCTGTGTGTCGATGGAGAACGTGAAGACGTATGGGCCAATTCCTGTTTGAACCTGTATCCCCGGACTGGTGAGTGTTCTTCGAGGGAACAGTCAAGCACTCGAGTGACCACAGCGCTGAGGACCTGCTGTCACGGATCACTACCGACACCATTCAAGCTATGGAATTCGCTGGACAGCCTTGCGCGAACCTCAGCGGTAAGCCACCGCGCGGCGGGCCCCGGCGGGTTGGCGACATTGTGGATGGCGTAGATCGGATACTCGCCCTGGTCGAAAGCGGGAAACGCAAGCGGGACAAGGCGGCCATCGGCGATGTCACCCTTGACCAGGGATGCCGGGAGCCCGCCCCAGCCCAATCCGCCGCAGATAAACTGATGCTTCGTCGCGTTGTCGCTGACCCGCCAGGTCTTGAGTGAGAAGACGTTGAAGTCGCGTCCCTTTGTCAGCCCAGAGGCATCGTATACCACGAGCTGCGTCTCGTCTCTGACGTCGGCAACGCTGATAGTCCGAGCCAGCATTCCAAGGGGATGGTCCGGAGCTGCGACGGGTATCATCGCGGAATGGCCGATCCGTTCGGAAACGATCTGATGATTCCCCGTCGCCATGGAACCGCCGAAGCCGACGGTCGCTCGCCCGGTAATGACCGCATCCATCACGATCCCGAGCGTGCCGACGGTGACATTCACAGACACGGTCGGGTACAGGTTTCGGAAGGCGCGCAGTACAGCGACAACGATGTCTGAGGGCACGGCGCTGCTGATGGCGATGGGCAGCTCTCCCTCAAGGCCCTCGTTTAGCGCCTTCACCCGCGCCCGCATCAGATCGAGATCGCCAAGCAACCGACGCGCATCCTCGAGAACGGACCTGCCAGCCTCAGTAAGTTGCGGCCGCTTCGTCCCGGAACGGCCGAAGAGCGCCACTCCTAGCTGCGCCTCGAGATTGGCGATCGTATAGCTAATAACCGATTGGGTGCGATTGAGCGCGCGGGACGCAGCCGAGAAACTGCCTTTCTCCACTACGGCAAGAAATACCTGAAATTGATCCAAGGTTGGGTGGGGCTGCATATCTCATCGATCCTATCGATATGTTGGTTCGAATTTATGCCGGTTTTCCCGATGACCAGCAACCTTTATGTCATGGCTAATTCACCTGCCGCATTCTTCCGAAGGGAACTGCACATGTCATCCATCCTGCTTCTCACCGCCAGTCCGCGCCCCGGCTCCTTCTCGACCCAGATCGCCATCGAGCTTGCCGAGCGGCTACAAGCAGTCAATCCTGCCGGCGCCCTTATTCACCGTGACCTCGCCGCCTACCCGTTGCCGCATATGGATGGTGGGTTCACGACCGGAATCCACAAACCCGCCGAAGACCTGACCGCTGCTGAAGCGGCTGCACTCCGCCTGTCGGATGAACTGGTGGCAGAGATTCTGGCGGCAGATACGCTGGTGATTGGGACCGCCTTCATCAACTTCAACATCACCTCGAATCTGAAATCCTGGATCGACTATATCGGCCGGGCAGGCAAGACCTTCCAATATACGGCTAGCGGTCTCGAGGGACTGGCCAAGGGCAAGAAGGCTTACATCGTCTTAGCCTCGGGCGGGATCTACTCCGAAGGCCCGGCGGCAGCGCTCGATCATGCCACGCCCTACCTGAAGTCAGTGCTCGCCTTCATCGGCATCACCGATGTCGAGGTGATCCGTGTCGAAGGTGTGAACCGAGGCGCCGATGGCGCCGCAAATGCCGTGACCGCCGCGCGGGCGCGGATCGCTCGTATCGCCGCCTGAAGCCGCCTTACTGAAACAGGAGCTTTCCATGCAAGCAAACACCGTCTCCACTCCCATCCAGCCAGCCGGGAAAGTACTGCAGATCAGCCTCTGGAGCGTTCAAACGCTGATGTTCGCCGCCTTCACGTTGTTCGGTTTCCAGAAACTCTTCATGCCCGCCGAGGCGCTGGCCGCTATGTGGCAGACGCAATGGCCGGTCGAGTATTCAACGCTATTGCGCTTTACCGGATTGATCGATGTAGCGGGTGGGATCGGCATCCTCTTGCCCGCTCTTACCCGCATCCAGCCGAGATTGACCGTTCTTGCGGCGCTGGGCTGCACAATACTGCAAATCTGCGCCATCATCTTCCATGCCATGCGCGGCGAATTTGCCGCCCTGCCGCTCAACTTCATCCTGCTTCCCCTCGTGGCCTTCATCCTGTGGGGCCGAGGCAAGCGGGCGCCCGTCGCGCCGCGCTGACAAAGGACTGCGCCTGAAACGGAGCAATCCCCCAGCAATGGTATCATCCCAACCATTGCCTCGCATTTCCTCGGAGTTCTGCATGAAACTTTATTACAGCCCCGGCGTTTGCTCGCTTGCCTCGCACATTGTTCTCCGCGAAGCCGGACTGCCCTTTACGCCCGTGCGTGTCGATCTGCAGACGCACACATTCGATGGCGTTGACTACCACTCCGTCAACGCGCGTGGCTATGTTCCGCTGCTCGAACTCGATGACGGCCAGCGCCTGACCGAGGGGCCGGCGATCATGCAGTATGTGGCCGATCAGGTGCCGGAAAAGAAACTTGTGCCTGCCTGGGGCACGATGGAGCGTTACCGCCTCGTCGAGTGGCTCGCTTTCATCAGCAGCGAACTGCACAAGAATTTTGGGCCCCTGTTCAATCCAGCCATGCAGGAGGAGGTCAAGGAGTTTCACCGCGGGCGTGTGCTCGACCGTATCCAGTGGATGGAAGGGCAGATCGCTGGCAAGGCCTACGTCATGGGCGACACATACACCGTGGCCGACGCCTACCTGTTCGTCGTCGCCGGCTGGGGAAAGCATGTCAGCGTTGATCTTGCCGACTTCAAGAACCTGCAAGCACTTCTCGGTCGTGTTGCAGCCCGCGCGTCTGTGCAGGAAGCGTTGAGGATAGAGGGGCTTCGCGTGTGAGCCAACGCGCCCTATAGAAACGTCAGGCCTGGCCTACCCAGAGGCTTCCTCCTTCTTTGGCAGCGCTCGCTCGACCAATCGCAGGAAATCGCTGGCTGCGAGCTCTCACAACCAGCCTGCACGAAGACAACGGTTACCTCGCAGCCCCTAATAGACGTGGGCCAGCACCGCTTCCTTCCAAAGCCACAATTCGTCATGGGCGGACAGCGCCACGGCGCGCTCCTCGACATAGCGCACTGCGACCTCGACAAAGACGTCGTCGCCGAACGTACTGCGAAAGGCCGCGATCCGCTCAAGGTCGAACGACAGCGTGACGGTGTCTCCGTCCTCAGCGACAGAGACACCGAAGTCTGGAGCATCGGAATTTGCCGCGGGCGTCAGCCGCATGCAGCCATCCTATCTCAGGAACCGTTGTTCATCGGTCTTGACCTGATCCATCTTCTGCAGCCTGAAGATTTCCGCGACCGGCACGATGTCCTTGTGCACGTTCTGCACGCCGCCATCGGCGATGATGCGGCGGAAGGTGTTCTGCATTGCGGTGGTCGCGGCACGGATACCATAGTTGCCGTAGATGGTCATTTTGATGTTGCCGAGCGCGCGGATGCGCGTGGCGTCGACTTCCGGATAGGCGTTCGGAACGATGACCAGTGGAACCGGTCCTTTCCAAGCGCGCGAGAAACTCTCGATTTCGGCCGGGTCCTTCTTCTTCGAGTGGATCAGCACCATGTCGGCGCCGGCCTCAGCATAGGCCACGCCGCGCCTGAGGGCCTCGGTTTCGCCGAGACCGGCGATCAGCGCTTCCGTGCGGGCGATGACGAGGAAGTCCGGGTCGGTGCGCGCCGCGATCGCCGCTTCGATCTTGCCCTGGAATTCCTCGATGCGCAGCAGTTCCTGGCGCCCGTCCGCCGCGAGCGACGTCACTTTCGGGAAGGTCTTGTCCTCGATGACGACGGCAGACGCGCCGGCCTTTTCGTATTCGCGAATGGCGTGGATCACGTTCAGCGCATTGCCATACCCGGTATCGATATCGGCGACGATCGGCAGCGACGATTGCCCGGCGATGGCGCGCAGCATGTCGAGATGCTGGGTCATCGTGATCAGGCTCATGTCCGCCAAGCCGTAGAGCGCCGAGAGTTCGAAGCCGGAGGCCCAAATCCCGTCAAAACCGGCTTCTTCCGTGAGGATGGCCGAGAGCGGGCTATGGGCCGCCATGATGTGGACGAGGCCGCGCTCGGCCATTGCCTCACGCAGTTTTCTTGCTTTGCGCATGATAGGTCTCGCTTTTGGAAAGGGCTTCGCAGGCGGCAAGAATGCGGCCGCAGGCCTGTTGCAGGTCTTCGATCGCCGCGGCATAGGAGATGCGGATATAGGGCGAGGCCATGAAGCCCGAACCCGGAACGACGGCGACACCGAACTGCTCAAGCAGATAGAGGGCGAAATCCATGTCGTTCTCGATCACCTTGCCCTGTGGCGTCACCTTGCCGATCACGCCTTCGCAATTGACGAAGACATAGAAGGCGCCGTCCGGCGTGCGGCATTTGAGGCCCTCGGCCTCGTTGATCCTTCCGACCACGAAATCCCGGCGCTTCTCGAATTCGGTCACGAAAGTTCCGACATAGTCCTGGTTGCCGGCGATCGCCTCGATCGCCGCATATTGCGAGATGGAGCTTGTGTGCGAGGAGGTCTGCCCCTCGATCGTGTTCATCGCCTTGATCAGGTCCTTTGGTCCGGCACCATAGCCGAGCCGCCAGCCGGTCATGGCGCTGGATTTCGAGACGCCAGTGACCGTCAGCACGCGGTCGATCAGATCCGGGGCGGCTTCAGCCATGGTGGCGAAGCGCACGCCGTAGACGAGCTTCTCGTAGATGTCGTCGGCAAGCACATGCACCTGTTTGTGCTTGCGCAGGACGCCACGGGTACCAGCTGTTTGTTGCTTTCTTAAACGGTCGCAGCCCCTCACCACCACCTGATCAATCGAGAATATGGAGAGTGCGTCGCTGGCGAGAGCCAAAAGATAGTTCCAAAGAGTGCAATTTCGGCCGCTGTAGCTGAGTGAGTGAGTGGCTGAATGCTCGCCAGGGCAGGGGCTGAAGGCGTCACGCCCTCTATCTCGGTGTTGCGGTACCGATTTTGGGACGTTTGTTGCTCTTATTTCGGAGACCATTCGCAACAACGACCGGCACTGTAGCGCGGCCTGCTGAGGCCGTTGTTGCTTTTTATTGCGTTTCGAAGTTCAGGGCACTGTTCCGTTGCAGGCTCTTCGGAGCCATGGAGATGACCTCGTTGAGGAGGTCTGGATCGCCGACCAACACCACGGTTTCGACGGCCCGAGTGATGGCGGTGTAAAGCATGGTCCTGTCCAAGAGCCTGGATCGGACCAGAGGAATGATTACCCGGCTGAAGGCGGAGCCTTGCGCCTTATGAACGCTGATCGCCCAACCGTGGGTCAGCTTTTCGAGGTCGGTCGCCGTGATAGCGTCCTCGGCGCCGTCGTCGAAGACGACCCAAGCGCCCTTGGGATCGGCCTTCGTCACAACGCCAAGGGACCCATTCATGAAGCCTGAGCAGATGGGTTCGCCCGTGGCCTTGTCGAGCACCGGATTGCCCGCTGCATCGAACCGCGGCGACTTCGAGTAATCGTTCTTGAGCCACATAATCTTGGAACCGACGCTCAGGCCCCAATCGTCGATATCAGGCTGGCGGGCCATGTATTCCGCCTCTATGGCGCGGTTCAGGTCCTTCGACCCCGCCGGACCGTTCTTCACCTGGGTTAGAATCTGAACATCTTTCTCGTGCAGGGCGGCGATTCGGCCATAGGCCGGAGGCTGACCGCACATGGCACGGAACGCGGCCAAGGTTCGTGCCGCCACCTCCTCCTTCTGCGCGGGAAACAGGTACACGCCAGGCGACAGAGCCAAGTTTGGATCGAACCGGCGCAAATCGACGGCCTTGCCCGACCGGACCGCAGCCGCGACGGCGGGAATGCCGGTGGCGTCATCCTGACGGTGGACAACATCGAGGGTGACCGAAGGAATGCCGGTTGTCTTGACCATCGTATGGAACGGCAGGCCCGGTCCGATTGGCGGAAGCTGCCCTGGATCGCCGATGAAGATCAGATTGACCTCGGTCGGCAACTGCGTGAGCACCCTATAAATCGAGGGTGTGTCGAGCATCGAGGATTCATCGAAGATGACGGTTCCTGCCTGGACACGGCGGCCAGCATCCTCGATGTCGTGGACCAGCCGCGAGAGGGTGCTTGCCGGACGACCTGTCGCTTCGCTGATCCGTCTGACGGCACGGCCTGCCAGAGCGACCTGCAGGTGTTCGATGCCATGGCGCTGCGAAGCTGGAAGACCATTGCGGATGGCCTCCAGTGCGGCAAGGATCGCCCGCACGACGGTCGTCTTGCCCGTGCCTGCGCCACCGCTGATGACGCAGATGCCGCAGCTCGCGGCCATGTAGACCGCCTCGCGCTGGGCATCGGTGAGCGCGTAGCCGATTTCCTCCTCGACCTTGGCGATGGCGTCTACGACGAGTTTGCCGTCGAATGCCGGAACTTCACGACCAACGCGCTCGCTGACCTGTCGCGCGGCCTCTTCCTCCATGAACCGACACGCCCTCGATTGCAGAAGATCGGGCGCAGGCGACACGACACGACCGCTGGCCGATGCCACCTCGATGGCCCGCGACGGATCACCGGTCCAGGGTGCGAGCAGGCGTTTCACCAGAGGTTTCAGAACCGGGGAAGGGGAGGCCATGTTCCCAGCCCGGAACCGGATGGCCAGCGCCTCCTCGACGGCGGCCGCCAGCCGCCTCGGATCATCGAGGGCGAGGCCCAGCCGAAGCGCCCTCGCGTCCACTTCCTTCCACGGCTCCAGCAATGTCATCGTGAACGGGTCCGCCTTGATACGGTCGATTGCTCCGAGACCCCAGACGCGAGCCGCAGCACCTGCGACACGAGGCGAGACGCCGTATCGATCCAGCCAACGGAAGATTTCGACCTCTTCGGCGAGCATGCCGAACCCGTCGACGATGGCGATGGCCCGATCCGCGCCGACGATGCCCGCGAGCGCCTTCAGGTCACGGTCCCGGATGATGTCGTAGATGGTCTCGCCGAAGCGATCCCAGACCTTCTCCGCCGTCGCCCAGCCGATACCGACGAAGCGCTTGTCGGTGGCGAGATGCCGGATGATCGCCCGCCCCCGTGTCACCAAAGGGAGCGACACCTCGGCATGGAGTTGCGGTCCGTACTCGGGATGAAGCTGGATAGAACCCGTGACGCGCCACGTCTCGCCCACGGCCGGGTCGCGCGGCGACCTCTTCGACGGAACGAGCGCACGACGAAGCTGCGCGGTTCCGTCCCGACCGATGATGACATGGTCGCCGAACCGGCTGGCATGAACGGACGTGATGGACAGCTCCCAGGAAGACTGCTCAGAACGCTCACCAAGGACCAGGAACGTCTGCCCCTCTGAGCCACCCCGTCGTTCCGCGGCCCCTGCCATGGCGTCCGGCTCTCCGTTCACTGCGGCCACCCACGACGTGCCGTCGCGGGTCCCTGTGCCTCGTTCACTTCGATCCGGTCTCCACGGCCTCTCGGGGCCACGACGGCGCGGCTCCGAGGACCAGACTTCGAGAACCCAATCATGGAAGCCTGCCTGTCTCGGCGATCACAGCGCTCAGTCGTTTCAGACGATCCAACTCCCGGCGCAGCGAGGCATTCTCGGCCAACAGACGAAGATTCTCCTCCTCAAGCGCCATCTGGTCGGCATCGGTCTTCGCCTTCTGCTCCCGGACGGCCGCAGCCTGGTCCAGTCGTGTCAGGTTCACCTTGCGGTCTCTGTCGTCGGCGTCGCGGAGGATTTCGGCGCAACGCGGATTGGTGCGGAACACCTGCCGGTCAAAGCCGCATTCCTTGGCGATGATACTTTTGTTCAGATCGACGCCGTATCTCGGAAGCGGCTTGTCCTTGTGCCGTTCCAGGTATTCGATCAGGGCATCGACATGCTCCTGGGCGATTTCGACGCCGCTTTTGCCGGTGCCCCGCGCCATCAGGCGTCCCTCCGCGACGACAGGCTGATGACGCTCGCCGCGGGGAGGCTACCCATCTGCTCCAACCGGTCGATGGCTGCCTGATATCGCTCGAAGAACCGCTTCCATGTCGCAAAGCCGCCCATTTCGGCGACGGACAGGATCATGGCACGATGCGAAGCGATCAGCAGTTCCTTGTCGGCCTGCAACTGCTCGATCTCGGCGTTCTGCGCTGCTGCGAGCTTCTCAAGCTCCGCGCGGGACTTCTTAGTGGATCGGTTGACAGCTGTGCGGATGGCTTCCTGCTTTTTGATCGCTCCCTCGACCGTCCGGCGACGGGCTTCATTTCGGGTAATGTCAGTGGCGTGCTTGAAGATGCCGTTGCTGCGCCTGCAGACGGCACGGACGGTGACGTCCTCGTCTTCGGCGATCATCGCCTCCAGCAGTTCCTCGAGGACTTGGCTCTTATCAATCATCGCGATCCCTCAGGCGCTTCATGGTGTCGATGATCGTGGCGCCGGCCTTCTGCTCGGCCGTCACGGACAGGTCATTGCCGTCCGGGAAGACCTGCATTCCCGGCTCTGTGCCGAGCGCCTTGATGATGTTTTCATACCGTAGGCGGGCGTGGAGAAGCTGGTTCGCCCAGCCAATGTTGCGGCGATCCTCGGGCAGAGCCTCCAGCGTGATGATCACCTTTGCGAACTTGTCTCGCATGCGCTCCAGGTTATCCTGCTCGCTGATGACACCCGTCCGCGCCAGATGGAGGCATCCGTTGAAGCATTCGAGATGTTTGGGGCAGGGGTCGCTGGTGAAGCTGTTGATGCACAGGCCGTAGGGCGTCACGTGCAGGCCGTCTGCCTCGGCGTTCAAGTAGTCGAAAGCGGCCTCGTCACCGTATTCGAGTTGGACGCGGTGGAACTCATCGACGACGGGACCACGCGCCTTGTTGGCCGAGATCAGCTTGAACACCTGCATCGCCTTGTCGCCAAGGCGCTCCTCAGCTTCCGGCGGAAGATCGATGTCGGCGAGGTCCTCGGCGAGGCTGCGGTGGTTGTAGACGTGGCTCTGCTGGACGCTACGCCGGTTGAACTTCTTGGTGATGATCGTATCGGCGACGCCGAGACGGAACAGCTCGGTGTTCTGGAGATGGCGCAGGGCGTGCGGGGTAAGCCGAAGAGCGCGATCTTCCTCGGTCATTCCATACCGCTCGAACAGGGCTTCGCAGCCCTTGCCGCTGGTCGAGCCGATCAGGTCGCCCCTGTCGATGCGACCAATTGCGGAATACATCGTGGTGTCGAGGATGCCGTTGTTGCGACCCTCGATTACGTTCCTGACCGGCATGATGAACATGAGTTCGTGAGGGTAGAGCAGGGTACCGTCTGTGATCCTGGCCGGCATCGTATCGGACAGCTTGGTCGTGCGATTTTCCCAGACATGTCGCTCGACATCTCCCACGCGAACGCGGGCCGTCCGCCAGTCGGCCCGGCCGTACATAGAGTTTGCCCATGGTTTTCTGATGGGGATGCCTCGTTGCGCAGGAGCGCCCCAGAACCGGGGAAACATCCGAGGGCAGCCGCTAAGTTGGTACTGCCTGATTTTATCGAGTGCCTCGATATCATAGGTTTGTCGGTAGTTCTCGACCAAGCTTATGGGGATGTCTGGATCAGAGAAAGCAATATTGCCAGTCATCCTGACGTACATTTCCCAGGCGGGAACCAGTGCGTCCTCGGGATATTCGGGAAAGATGCGCCCCGTCTCCGTCTGCCGTCTCAGCCGCTCGCGTAGCGGCGCTGTGATCTTTTCGACGTGCTCGAGCGTCTCGATGAGGATTTCCTCGAACATCGGCGGGACATGCTGAGTGTTCTCATAAAGCGATATGCCTTCAGGGCGCTCGTCCTCGTCCTGCTTTTCCGCGAAGTGCCGGATCATCAACGAGCGCGAGAAGCCGCCGCGTTCTGCGGCCGGACGCCCATCGGCATCCAGATATTCGCGCCATCTTTTCCAGTCCAAGGGCAGGCGGGCGGCTTCGCCGATCCGAAAGCCCATGATGATCTGCACCTTGAAGACGGCGAACCGGATCGCGTCGGAGAAGGAGCGAGGCGTTTGCGTGAACACGATCCGCGCCAACTCCCAGAACGCGCGTTCCTCGGGTAACTTCGCCGCCGATTTCCTTTCGGCGAGCGAGCGGCGGAGGCCCTCCTTTCCGCCATGAGCATTCTGTCGCTTTCGAAGGGTCTCGGTCTGCTGCTGGGCGGAAAGGGATTCGCTCGTCGGGTAGGGGATGCAAAAACGGGCAAGCGCGGGGATGTCGGCGAGCTTCTGCCGGTCGAGAATGGTTCTCACCGTGGTGGCGAAGTCGAGTGCCAGCTTGCCCGAATCCCCAGAATGCAAAACCGCATTGTAGGCCTGCTGGATTTGCTCGGGCGTCACCGCCCACGGAGGCGTGGTTTCAGCGACGGGTGCCAACCGACGGATCCCCTGAGCCACCAGCATTGCACTTTGCGGCTTGGTCTTGCCAACGAGAAGCTTATGAACGAAGACCGCTTGATACAGGTCGCGCCAATGTTGCGGCATCGGGCCAGAGACAAG from Sinorhizobium alkalisoli encodes the following:
- a CDS encoding AAA family ATPase, producing the protein MAGAAERRGGSEGQTFLVLGERSEQSSWELSITSVHASRFGDHVIIGRDGTAQLRRALVPSKRSPRDPAVGETWRVTGSIQLHPEYGPQLHAEVSLPLVTRGRAIIRHLATDKRFVGIGWATAEKVWDRFGETIYDIIRDRDLKALAGIVGADRAIAIVDGFGMLAEEVEIFRWLDRYGVSPRVAGAAARVWGLGAIDRIKADPFTMTLLEPWKEVDARALRLGLALDDPRRLAAAVEEALAIRFRAGNMASPSPVLKPLVKRLLAPWTGDPSRAIEVASASGRVVSPAPDLLQSRACRFMEEEAARQVSERVGREVPAFDGKLVVDAIAKVEEEIGYALTDAQREAVYMAASCGICVISGGAGTGKTTVVRAILAALEAIRNGLPASQRHGIEHLQVALAGRAVRRISEATGRPASTLSRLVHDIEDAGRRVQAGTVIFDESSMLDTPSIYRVLTQLPTEVNLIFIGDPGQLPPIGPGLPFHTMVKTTGIPSVTLDVVHRQDDATGIPAVAAAVRSGKAVDLRRFDPNLALSPGVYLFPAQKEEVAARTLAAFRAMCGQPPAYGRIAALHEKDVQILTQVKNGPAGSKDLNRAIEAEYMARQPDIDDWGLSVGSKIMWLKNDYSKSPRFDAAGNPVLDKATGEPICSGFMNGSLGVVTKADPKGAWVVFDDGAEDAITATDLEKLTHGWAISVHKAQGSAFSRVIIPLVRSRLLDRTMLYTAITRAVETVVLVGDPDLLNEVISMAPKSLQRNSALNFETQ
- a CDS encoding Lrp/AsnC family transcriptional regulator, whose translation is MARTSVSDLDEFDLKILRLVQQDNQTPQRVIADKIGLSPPAVARRLQHLREAKYIRSDISVLDETVIGRPLTIVVHVTTDNERLDLLDGMKERFSKCPQVQQCYYVTGEMDFILILNVRDMAEYNELTRTLFFEGGNVRSFRTCVSMENVKTYGPIPV
- a CDS encoding diaminopropionate ammonia-lyase, which encodes MIQIHSPKFERLRTDDKVLLGTDAPSLVRPYLRLWRDETATPLISLDEVAAEAGVGSVVIKDEGQRLGLGSFKALGGAYAVMTLFKRMLEDHLHDEVSVAQLVSPTAREFASGITFCCATDGNHGKSVAAGARILGCRSVIFVHEGVTTARADAIGADEVVRVKGNYDMSVDEAERVAEERGWVLVSDTSWEGYEEIPSLVAQGYTVLANEALSQIADLKLDPPTHVFLQAGVGGFASSVSVHLSEALGHEAIKTIVVEPDRAACLYASAEAGRLTSFEPTEPTIMAMLECYTPSMVAWRILDATSSAFVTVTEDEAKSAMRKLAFRERPVVAGESGAAGLAGLLAVAADPHARQVLGLNKDSRVLLINTEGATDPASYENIVGSKPADVLSGAAKVAN
- a CDS encoding aminotransferase class I/II-fold pyridoxal phosphate-dependent enzyme, giving the protein MALASDALSIFSIDQVVVRGCDRLRKQQTAGTRGVLRKHKQVHVLADDIYEKLVYGVRFATMAEAAPDLIDRVLTVTGVSKSSAMTGWRLGYGAGPKDLIKAMNTIEGQTSSHTSSISQYAAIEAIAGNQDYVGTFVTEFEKRRDFVVGRINEAEGLKCRTPDGAFYVFVNCEGVIGKVTPQGKVIENDMDFALYLLEQFGVAVVPGSGFMASPYIRISYAAAIEDLQQACGRILAACEALSKSETYHAQSKKTA
- a CDS encoding DoxX family protein is translated as MQANTVSTPIQPAGKVLQISLWSVQTLMFAAFTLFGFQKLFMPAEALAAMWQTQWPVEYSTLLRFTGLIDVAGGIGILLPALTRIQPRLTVLAALGCTILQICAIIFHAMRGEFAALPLNFILLPLVAFILWGRGKRAPVAPR
- the gstA gene encoding glutathione transferase GstA → MKLYYSPGVCSLASHIVLREAGLPFTPVRVDLQTHTFDGVDYHSVNARGYVPLLELDDGQRLTEGPAIMQYVADQVPEKKLVPAWGTMERYRLVEWLAFISSELHKNFGPLFNPAMQEEVKEFHRGRVLDRIQWMEGQIAGKAYVMGDTYTVADAYLFVVAGWGKHVSVDLADFKNLQALLGRVAARASVQEALRIEGLRV
- a CDS encoding FMN-dependent NADH-azoreductase, producing the protein MSSILLLTASPRPGSFSTQIAIELAERLQAVNPAGALIHRDLAAYPLPHMDGGFTTGIHKPAEDLTAAEAAALRLSDELVAEILAADTLVIGTAFINFNITSNLKSWIDYIGRAGKTFQYTASGLEGLAKGKKAYIVLASGGIYSEGPAAALDHATPYLKSVLAFIGITDVEVIRVEGVNRGADGAANAVTAARARIARIAA
- a CDS encoding isocitrate lyase/phosphoenolpyruvate mutase family protein is translated as MRKARKLREAMAERGLVHIMAAHSPLSAILTEEAGFDGIWASGFELSALYGLADMSLITMTQHLDMLRAIAGQSSLPIVADIDTGYGNALNVIHAIREYEKAGASAVVIEDKTFPKVTSLAADGRQELLRIEEFQGKIEAAIAARTDPDFLVIARTEALIAGLGETEALRRGVAYAEAGADMVLIHSKKKDPAEIESFSRAWKGPVPLVIVPNAYPEVDATRIRALGNIKMTIYGNYGIRAATTAMQNTFRRIIADGGVQNVHKDIVPVAEIFRLQKMDQVKTDEQRFLR
- a CDS encoding LysR family transcriptional regulator, producing MQPHPTLDQFQVFLAVVEKGSFSAASRALNRTQSVISYTIANLEAQLGVALFGRSGTKRPQLTEAGRSVLEDARRLLGDLDLMRARVKALNEGLEGELPIAISSAVPSDIVVAVLRAFRNLYPTVSVNVTVGTLGIVMDAVITGRATVGFGGSMATGNHQIVSERIGHSAMIPVAAPDHPLGMLARTISVADVRDETQLVVYDASGLTKGRDFNVFSLKTWRVSDNATKHQFICGGLGWGGLPASLVKGDIADGRLVPLAFPAFDQGEYPIYAIHNVANPPGPAARWLTAEVRARLSSEFHSLNGVGSDP